CCGTACGGCCAGCAGGTCGGGAAGGGTGGCCCTCAAGCGGTCGAAGACCCCGTACTTGGTCTCACCGTGGATCCGGGGCCGATGGTTCACCTTCACCTGCGTTACGGTGAAGCCCTCCATGCGGCACAGGGTGGGAAGGAAGCGGTGCATCCCTTTCAGGAGCTTCAAGGGGGCCACCGCCTCCCGCCGGAAGGCCTTGAGGGAGCAGCCGGTGTCGATGATGTCCTCGTGGGTGGCCCAGTTTCGGACCCCGTTTCCGATCCGCGAGGTGATTTTCTTCACGAGGCTGTCCCGGCGCTTGGCGCGGTACCCCACGGCCACGTCGAACCGGTCCATCTCCCTGAGAAGGAGCGGGATGTCGTGGGGGTCGTTCTGGAGGTCCGCGTCCAGGGTGACGAGGATCTCCCCCCTGGCGCTGCGGAGGCCCGCGTCCATGGCGGCGGTCTGTCCGGCGTTCTTCTCGAAGACCACCACCCGCACCATGGGGTTGGCGGGAAGGAGGCCCCGGAGAACTTCCAGGGACCGGTCCCGGCTGCCGTCGTCCACGAAGACGACCTCGTAGGAGAAGCCCTCCGGGTCGAGGGTTTCCCGGATCTCCCTCAGGAGCGCGGGGAGGTTCTCCTCCTCGTTGTACACGGGGA
This Acidobacteriota bacterium DNA region includes the following protein-coding sequences:
- a CDS encoding glycosyltransferase family 2 protein encodes the protein MAAEPSTRPRVSVVVPVYNEEENLPALLREIRETLDPEGFSYEVVFVDDGSRDRSLEVLRGLLPANPMVRVVVFEKNAGQTAAMDAGLRSARGEILVTLDADLQNDPHDIPLLLREMDRFDVAVGYRAKRRDSLVKKITSRIGNGVRNWATHEDIIDTGCSLKAFRREAVAPLKLLKGMHRFLPTLCRMEGFTVTQVKVNHRPRIHGETKYGVFDRLRATLPDLLAVRWMQKRVLRYRIREELP